Part of the Halorhabdus utahensis DSM 12940 genome, CGTTTCAGGTGGAGCGCCCGGTGGGCCTCGTTCTCGACGTGGCCGTACATGATCGTCGACGTGACGTCGAGTCCCACGTCGGCGGCAGCTTCCATCGCCGCGAGCCACTCGCCGGTGTCGATCTTGGCGGGACAGATCACGTCCCGAACTTCGTCGACGAGGATCTCGGCAGCGGTGCCGGGGACGCTGTCCAGCCCGGCATCGGCGAGCCGACGGTAGACCTCGCGATAGTCCCAGTCAGTGCCACGACGGGCGTGGGCGGCCTCTTCCGGGGTCATCGAGTGAACGTGAACGTCCCCGACGGACATCGCCTCGATCTGTTCGACGTACGTGCCGGGGTCGGTTGTGTAGGCGTCGGGCGGGCGGTAGTTCACCGTCCCCCGGTCCGCGGGATCGACGGCCTCCAGCAGCTCGCGGTGCTCCTCGTCCAAGGCGAAGGCAGGGTGGAGCCCCGAGACGGACGTCACTTCGTAAATGCCGCGCTCGACCGCCTCGGCGACGATCTCGCGGGACTCTGCAGGCGTCTTCGTAAAGCCCGGGTGATCGTCCGGTCGGTCGGCACGGAACTGTTCGGCGCTATCCTTGAAGTTACAGAACAGACACCCCGTATCACAGGCGGTCGTGACGTTGTTGTTGAGGTTGGCGACGACAGTGACCTCCTCGCCGACGACCTCGGCACGCCGGCGATCAGCGGCCTCGAGGACGGCCTCCTTGCGCTCGCGGTCGATCCCCGGCGCGTCGCTCCCGGTCGTCAGAAGTTCGATCGCGTCCGCGACGGTCAGCCGGCTGCCGTCCCGGGCCCTCCGGAGGGCGTCCGCGAAGGACTGGTCGCTCGTCGGTCGGATCTCGAAGTCGAACTCGTCCCGGGGGACGTTCGTCTCCGGTTCGAAAGCGGCCATCGTTACCACACCGGGCGTCGGGGGGCATAACGCCACTGTTCGCGTCGAACGTGGCCGGCGTCGACGACGCGGTCTGCGTGCTCCGGGATCACAACGTTGATTGAGTGGCCGAACATCGGGGAGAGCAGTGAACGATCGTCCCCCCAGTGACAAGTCGGACGGCAGTGGGACTGACCCATCATCATCGTCCGCCAAGGGGCCAGACCCGAATGACGACGGGCCGGACCTCGACTCGGACGGTCCCGAGTCCACAGCCGACCCGAGCGATGGGGACGACTCGGGTGACTCGATCACCCAGGGGAGCCTCATCCGGCCGCTGATCGGCCTGGCCTGGCCGATCGTCGTCATTCAGCTGTTGCAGGTCACCTACAACATCGCCGACACGCTGTGGCTCGGCCGACTCTCGGCGGACGCCGTCGGCGCGATCAGTCTCGCCTTTCCGCTGATCTTCCTGCTGATCGCCGTCGCGGGCGGCTTTACGACCGCCGGGGCGATCCTCGTCGCCCAGTACACCGGTGCGAAGGGTGAGCGGTCAGCCGGCCACGTGACCGGCCAGACCGTCTCGTTCGTCGGATTGCTGTCGGTCGTGATCGGGGTCGTCGGGTACTTCTACACCCGCCCAGCGCTCGAACTCCTCCCGAGCGATCCCGAGACGTCGGCGTCGGTCATCCCGCTGGCGGCTGATTACATGGAGGTCATCTTCATGGGGATTCCGCTG contains:
- the cofH gene encoding 7,8-didemethyl-8-hydroxy-5-deazariboflavin synthase subunit CofH — protein: MAAFEPETNVPRDEFDFEIRPTSDQSFADALRRARDGSRLTVADAIELLTTGSDAPGIDRERKEAVLEAADRRRAEVVGEEVTVVANLNNNVTTACDTGCLFCNFKDSAEQFRADRPDDHPGFTKTPAESREIVAEAVERGIYEVTSVSGLHPAFALDEEHRELLEAVDPADRGTVNYRPPDAYTTDPGTYVEQIEAMSVGDVHVHSMTPEEAAHARRGTDWDYREVYRRLADAGLDSVPGTAAEILVDEVRDVICPAKIDTGEWLAAMEAAADVGLDVTSTIMYGHVENEAHRALHLKRVRDLQDRTGAITEFVPLSFVHPNTPLAENGMVDSGATRSEDELMIAVSRLFLDNIEHIQSSWVKYGDEFGLKLLSCGADDFMGTILSEEITARAGGDFGQYRSFADYDELIRSVGRRPVERSTDYRQREPIRGEPPGPRLGPQADGTPLLDDSA